The Acidobacteriota bacterium genome window below encodes:
- a CDS encoding response regulator, whose amino-acid sequence MPKRLLLADDSLTIHRVVELTFADEDFEIISARSGTEAIEKINQERPDIVIADVNMPEQDGYQVCKYIKSNPELAHIPVILLKGIFEPYDEEKAREAGYDAVISKPFQSKSFIAKVKETLASAKRERGEPVEVSAPSVPEVGGEPPRQEAPPQPVGGEMAPPASAPPEEKLTPERAIEEERKTPTVPPKEEMAPPKAKEEPISPPPKVEQPASPPPSTEETVPVEPSPKVEGFVPPSAPSSEGEIFSGIEGLSEDEILELERQLEAQESMLEQLSEGGEKEVSSEKVSSPPPEVPSPPKEKVAPSPPPAKEETPPREPSPPQPAAGVEAHKVEEKVEAPPEASVPPKVAEEAREGVIPLTDEAIEQIVERVVAKLSDKAVREIAWEVIPELAERLIKQAIEEIKKS is encoded by the coding sequence ATGCCAAAAAGGTTGCTATTAGCGGACGATAGCCTGACCATTCATCGGGTAGTAGAATTAACCTTTGCCGATGAGGATTTTGAGATCATCTCTGCCCGTAGCGGTACTGAGGCGATAGAGAAAATCAATCAGGAACGGCCCGATATAGTTATTGCCGATGTTAATATGCCGGAGCAGGATGGCTACCAAGTTTGCAAATATATAAAGTCCAACCCTGAGCTTGCTCATATACCGGTGATACTCCTCAAAGGGATCTTTGAGCCATATGATGAGGAAAAGGCGAGAGAGGCGGGTTATGATGCGGTAATCTCTAAGCCTTTCCAGTCGAAAAGTTTCATCGCCAAGGTAAAGGAGACCCTCGCTTCGGCAAAAAGGGAAAGAGGAGAGCCCGTTGAGGTAAGTGCTCCCTCGGTTCCTGAGGTGGGAGGGGAACCCCCGAGGCAGGAGGCTCCTCCTCAACCGGTAGGAGGGGAGATGGCACCACCAGCTTCTGCACCTCCAGAGGAGAAGCTGACGCCTGAGAGGGCAATTGAAGAAGAGAGAAAGACCCCAACTGTTCCTCCTAAGGAGGAAATGGCACCGCCTAAAGCAAAAGAAGAGCCAATTTCTCCACCACCGAAGGTGGAACAGCCTGCTTCACCACCTCCTTCTACTGAGGAAACTGTTCCAGTAGAGCCCTCTCCAAAGGTCGAAGGTTTTGTTCCCCCCTCTGCTCCTTCTTCGGAAGGAGAGATATTCTCTGGCATAGAGGGGCTTAGCGAAGATGAGATACTCGAATTGGAACGCCAACTTGAGGCTCAGGAATCGATGCTGGAACAGTTATCAGAAGGAGGAGAGAAGGAGGTTTCTTCAGAAAAGGTGAGTTCTCCACCGCCAGAGGTTCCTTCTCCACCGAAAGAGAAGGTTGCTCCATCTCCACCCCCAGCAAAGGAGGAAACACCCCCGAGAGAGCCTTCTCCACCTCAGCCGGCAGCGGGGGTGGAAGCTCATAAGGTAGAAGAAAAGGTGGAAGCGCCCCCGGAGGCTTCGGTTCCTCCTAAAGTGGCTGAGGAGGCAAGGGAGGGCGTCATTCCCTTAACTGATGAGGCGATCGAGCAGATAGTGGAGCGGGTAGTGGCTAAGCTCTCGGACAAAGCGGTGAGGGAGATAGCTTGGGAAGTAATACCTGAACTTGCGGAACGGCTGATAAAACAGGCAATCGAAGAGATAAAGAAGAGCTAA